The Chloracidobacterium sp. genome includes a window with the following:
- a CDS encoding penicillin-binding transpeptidase domain-containing protein: MRGSRRSYATRATAGRRARAREEAALAQRRRAEQARLAALARVRALDEGLRRATQANIEKDDLRGEDPTIRRIALDALGDRAGTVVVMEPTTGRVLSIVNQQWAVRTPFKPCSTIKVLTAYAALQEGLTTADEEITVGGQTWTLRTAMARSNNEYFQVLGRRLGFERVVAYARRAGFGRPTGVNLPGEIGGVTPRFPPANLGRTCSHGDGFGVTAVQLATFISAVANGGTLYRPQILRTPRELATFKPIPVRTLPLSDDLRNDLLAGLLSAVERGTARRSGAAAFGVAGKTGSCTCDFGVRTRVGLFVSFVDAPDKPGLLVTVITKGSTARGSSASIIAGDVYRGAVAANRTRPRQRIVPDAPEPIAAPDMDDEGEETSD; this comes from the coding sequence ATGCGCGGTTCACGTCGTAGTTACGCAACGCGGGCGACGGCCGGACGCCGTGCGCGCGCACGGGAGGAAGCGGCGCTTGCCCAGCGTCGTCGCGCCGAGCAGGCGCGACTGGCCGCCCTAGCTCGCGTTCGCGCTCTAGATGAAGGCCTGCGCCGGGCGACACAAGCCAATATTGAGAAAGACGACCTGCGCGGCGAAGACCCCACCATCCGCCGCATTGCGCTTGACGCCCTCGGCGACCGCGCCGGTACGGTTGTTGTGATGGAACCGACGACTGGGCGCGTGCTTAGCATCGTCAATCAGCAGTGGGCTGTTCGGACGCCTTTCAAACCCTGTTCGACCATCAAGGTGCTCACCGCCTACGCCGCTTTACAGGAAGGACTAACCACCGCCGATGAGGAAATCACGGTCGGCGGACAAACGTGGACGCTGCGAACGGCGATGGCGCGCTCCAACAACGAATACTTTCAGGTCTTGGGACGGCGGCTTGGTTTCGAGCGGGTTGTCGCCTATGCCCGGCGGGCCGGCTTTGGCCGTCCAACCGGCGTCAACTTGCCGGGGGAGATAGGCGGTGTGACGCCGCGCTTTCCACCAGCGAATCTGGGGCGGACGTGCAGCCACGGCGACGGCTTTGGCGTCACGGCCGTCCAGTTGGCGACCTTTATCAGCGCCGTCGCCAACGGTGGGACGCTCTATCGCCCACAAATCCTGCGGACGCCGCGCGAACTGGCGACCTTCAAGCCGATTCCGGTACGCACACTGCCGCTCTCCGACGACTTACGCAACGACTTACTGGCCGGGCTGCTCAGCGCCGTCGAGCGCGGAACGGCGCGGCGTTCCGGGGCGGCTGCTTTCGGCGTCGCCGGTAAGACCGGGAGTTGCACTTGTGATTTTGGCGTACGCACGCGCGTCGGCCTGTTTGTGTCGTTTGTGGACGCCCCGGACAAGCCGGGGTTGCTCGTTACGGTCATCACCAAAGGCTCGACGGCGCGCGGTTCGAGCGCCTCAATCATCGCCGGTGATGTCTATCGCGGGGCTGTCGCCGCCAACCGCACTCGTCCGCGTCAACGCATCGTACCTGACGCCCCGGAACCGATTGCTGCGCCCGACATGGATGATGAGGGCGAAGAAACCAGCGACTAA
- the rpsU gene encoding 30S ribosomal protein S21, whose protein sequence is MAVVEVAPNESIDSALRRFKRMVQREGIIADVKRHRFYVPPGERRRLKSELARKRQRSSMRKRRMD, encoded by the coding sequence ATGGCCGTAGTTGAAGTCGCGCCTAACGAATCTATTGACAGCGCGCTGCGGCGCTTCAAGCGAATGGTGCAGCGCGAAGGCATTATTGCCGATGTCAAGCGGCATCGTTTCTACGTGCCGCCGGGCGAAAGACGGCGTCTTAAGTCTGAGCTAGCTCGCAAGCGGCAACGTTCCAGCATGCGCAAGCGTCGGATGGATTGA
- a CDS encoding sigma-70 family RNA polymerase sigma factor — protein sequence MANPDISIRTDADDEVARPPSWEARPWPHDVAALVQAARQGDAGAFERLYQAFAPMVHGLLLSRLPLYEVDDVMQDVFTTAFRQLPTLREPAAFGGWLAAIARQRAAEFFRQMHRTESLDAASSAMAATDRRLEASLDARTVLEQIRRLPETYAETLTLRLVEGLTGPEIAAATGMTPDSVRVNLHRGLKLLRERLGVNISRKVAGDT from the coding sequence ATGGCGAATCCCGACATCTCAATCCGCACCGACGCCGACGATGAGGTTGCCCGGCCGCCGTCGTGGGAGGCGCGACCGTGGCCTCACGACGTGGCGGCGCTGGTTCAAGCGGCGCGACAGGGAGACGCCGGCGCTTTTGAGCGACTTTACCAAGCGTTTGCGCCGATGGTTCACGGGTTGCTTCTGTCCCGCCTGCCGCTTTACGAGGTGGATGACGTGATGCAGGATGTTTTCACCACCGCTTTTCGCCAACTCCCAACCCTGCGCGAACCGGCGGCGTTCGGGGGCTGGCTGGCGGCGATTGCTCGTCAACGGGCGGCGGAATTTTTTCGTCAGATGCATCGAACGGAATCCTTGGATGCGGCATCGTCCGCTATGGCCGCAACGGACAGGCGACTTGAGGCAAGCCTCGACGCCCGTACGGTGTTGGAGCAGATTCGGCGGTTGCCGGAAACCTACGCGGAAACGTTGACGTTGCGTTTGGTGGAGGGACTGACCGGCCCTGAAATCGCGGCGGCGACGGGCATGACGCCTGACTCCGTGCGCGTCAACCTTCACCGTGGCCTGAAGCTCCTCCGCGAGCGGTTGGGCGTAAACATTAGTCGGAAGGTTGCAGGTGATACGTAA
- a CDS encoding TonB family protein produces MRNDYLWDKSGEPTPDVVELEAQLGRYSFRSVGRMMTVNDFNRISETAATVGVAEPDAPQTPPREVRVPNFAGFRTEPLPVRLFTNLRDTARDFIRNPRVFFWHTPTPDEQGMFSAGLYFEPAMRSLFHNLADFVRRPSAFLRSKPSTPVPDAPNLTQVDLPPLWSRIAHEISDISRSVRANPAGYVAAQFAMTRMERRRAQLFGLCFLFAFFVMSGLVGVVLIWPTPPPPVVQEEEKEEMQLISMLESPPLPPPPPPDNRPSGGGAGFGLKTPGKGGGGGGKTDPEPAMKGRLPEPTLDPTQQIVDPTTKPRIEEPSLPVAPKIIADPRAVPPPDLKVPIGDPNSTNTTKPSDGTGKQNAGIGNGGDGRSVGSGTGPGGGPGSGGGVGGGVAGGPAGRGSGDGDGTGITQRPKLIYSVKPKYTEEARVNKIQGTVVLTATVGPDGSLSNIRVVKSLGYGLDEKAIEAARQCRFQPAMVDGRPVAATVRFSMEFRLL; encoded by the coding sequence ATGCGGAACGATTATCTTTGGGACAAGTCCGGCGAGCCGACGCCGGATGTTGTGGAACTTGAAGCTCAGCTTGGCCGGTACAGCTTTCGCAGTGTCGGGAGGATGATGACCGTGAACGACTTCAATCGCATTTCTGAAACCGCCGCCACGGTCGGCGTCGCCGAACCGGACGCGCCGCAGACGCCGCCGCGCGAGGTGCGCGTCCCCAATTTCGCCGGCTTTCGTACAGAACCGTTGCCCGTTCGCTTGTTCACCAACCTACGGGACACAGCGCGGGATTTTATCCGCAATCCACGTGTGTTTTTCTGGCATACGCCGACGCCGGACGAGCAGGGAATGTTTTCCGCCGGCCTGTACTTCGAGCCGGCCATGCGCAGCTTGTTCCACAACTTGGCCGATTTCGTCCGTCGGCCAAGCGCCTTCCTGCGCAGCAAGCCTTCGACCCCGGTTCCTGATGCGCCCAACCTAACGCAAGTTGACCTCCCGCCGCTCTGGAGCCGTATCGCCCACGAAATCAGCGACATCAGCCGCAGTGTGCGGGCCAACCCCGCCGGGTATGTAGCGGCGCAGTTCGCCATGACCCGTATGGAGCGCCGCCGCGCGCAACTCTTCGGGTTGTGTTTCTTGTTTGCCTTCTTCGTGATGTCGGGGTTGGTCGGCGTCGTGCTGATCTGGCCAACGCCGCCCCCACCAGTTGTGCAGGAAGAAGAAAAAGAAGAAATGCAACTGATTTCAATGCTGGAGTCGCCGCCGTTGCCGCCGCCTCCGCCGCCGGACAACCGACCCAGTGGTGGTGGTGCGGGCTTCGGGTTGAAAACACCCGGCAAGGGCGGCGGCGGCGGCGGCAAGACCGACCCTGAACCGGCAATGAAGGGTCGCCTGCCGGAGCCGACCCTCGATCCGACACAGCAGATTGTTGACCCGACCACCAAACCGCGTATTGAAGAGCCGTCATTGCCGGTCGCACCAAAGATCATCGCCGACCCGCGCGCTGTACCGCCGCCGGATTTGAAGGTTCCAATTGGCGACCCGAATAGCACCAACACGACGAAACCCTCGGACGGGACGGGCAAGCAGAACGCCGGCATTGGCAACGGTGGTGACGGGCGCAGCGTCGGCAGCGGAACCGGCCCCGGCGGCGGCCCCGGTAGCGGCGGCGGTGTCGGCGGGGGCGTCGCTGGCGGCCCTGCCGGACGCGGCAGTGGGGACGGCGACGGTACGGGCATTACCCAGCGTCCAAAGTTGATTTATTCCGTCAAGCCGAAGTACACCGAGGAGGCGCGGGTCAACAAGATCCAGGGGACGGTGGTGCTGACGGCTACGGTCGGCCCCGACGGCTCGCTGAGCAATATCCGCGTCGTGAAGTCGCTCGGCTACGGCCTTGACGAGAAAGCCATCGAAGCCGCCCGTCAGTGCCGCTTCCAACCGGCGATGGTTGACGGCCGTCCTGTTGCCGCGACTGTAAGGTTCTCAATGGAGTTCCGTTTGCTGTAG